A region from the Sandaracinus amylolyticus genome encodes:
- the tssB gene encoding type VI secretion system contractile sheath small subunit, whose protein sequence is MSKDQSVAPKERINITYKSATGDVAEDVELPFRTLVLGDFTGRPDDSLIEERKPVAIDKDNFNDVLREQDVKLELNVPDHLSGREGQELPVQIAIRSMKDLEPEQIAEQVPAMKQLLELRAALTALKGPMSNAPAFRKRLASSIADPDARAKLLAELGLENTGE, encoded by the coding sequence ATGTCGAAGGATCAGAGCGTCGCGCCGAAGGAGCGCATCAACATCACGTACAAGTCGGCCACCGGAGACGTCGCGGAGGACGTGGAGCTGCCCTTCCGCACGCTCGTGCTCGGCGACTTCACCGGCCGCCCGGACGACTCGCTCATCGAGGAGCGGAAGCCGGTCGCGATCGACAAGGACAACTTCAACGACGTCCTCCGCGAGCAGGACGTGAAGCTCGAGCTGAACGTCCCGGATCACCTCTCGGGGCGCGAGGGCCAAGAGCTCCCGGTCCAGATCGCGATCCGCTCGATGAAGGACCTCGAGCCCGAGCAGATCGCGGAGCAGGTCCCCGCGATGAAGCAGCTCCTCGAGCTGCGCGCGGCGCTCACCGCGCTGAAGGGCCCGATGAGCAATGCCCCCGCGTTCCGCAAGCGCCTCGCCTCGAGCATCGCCGACCCGGATGCGCGCGCGAAGCTGCTCGCCGAGCTCGGCCTCGAGAACACGGGCGAGTGA
- a CDS encoding DotU family type IV/VI secretion system protein, protein MNEILPILEETLRLVRYVRQCPPGSALDAAQLRSLFRGALGRMRKLGEQQSIDSRDLDEIGFALVALIDEVVLARGGSLAYEWMREQLQLSLFGENTAGETFFVKLDALRRDSTRARVLAVYYLALTLGFRGRYAVHGELALQELTDSVRLDLERFGVIRESALSPSGTRPRDAIAQRTEGWIVLGIGVAALLLACVFYTGVFVDLTYRIHPVLGG, encoded by the coding sequence ATGAACGAGATTCTCCCCATCCTCGAAGAGACCCTGCGCCTCGTGCGCTACGTCCGTCAGTGCCCGCCCGGCTCCGCGCTCGACGCGGCGCAGCTGCGCTCGCTCTTCCGCGGCGCGCTCGGGCGCATGCGCAAGCTCGGCGAGCAACAGAGCATCGACTCGCGCGATCTCGACGAGATCGGCTTCGCGCTCGTCGCGCTGATCGACGAGGTCGTGCTCGCGCGCGGCGGATCGCTCGCCTACGAGTGGATGCGCGAGCAGCTGCAGCTCTCGCTGTTCGGCGAGAACACGGCGGGCGAGACCTTCTTCGTGAAGCTCGACGCGCTGCGACGCGACTCGACGCGCGCGCGCGTGCTCGCCGTCTACTACCTCGCGCTGACACTCGGGTTCCGCGGTCGCTACGCGGTGCACGGCGAGCTCGCGCTCCAGGAGCTCACCGACTCGGTGCGACTCGACCTCGAGCGCTTCGGGGTGATCCGCGAGAGCGCGCTCTCGCCCAGCGGCACGCGCCCGCGCGACGCGATCGCGCAGCGCACCGAGGGCTGGATCGTCCTGGGCATCGGCGTCGCCGCGCTGCTGCTCGCGTGCGTCTTCTACACCGGCGTGTTCGTCGACCTGACGTACCGCATCCACCCGGTCCTCGGCGGCTGA
- the tssC gene encoding type VI secretion system contractile sheath large subunit codes for MSTQLSPQTQTADAETREVSVLDEILAETKIAPTDDGYDIAKKGVEAFLAHLLTKQGLTQPSAGDKVDKLAVDMMIAEIDRKLSAQLNAILHHDRFQSIERSWRSLKYLVDNTDFRANCRVDILSCTKDELATDFEDAPEITKSGLYRHAYSAEYGTFGGKPYGTMVSSFDFGPGPQDVQLLRNCAAVGAMSHAPFLANASPKFFGVETYTELPALKDLQSIFEGPQYAKWRGFRETEDARYVGLCVPRMLMRLPYGPESNPVKAFHFEEDVVGEHERYLWGPTSFALAARLSDSFARYKWAANCIGPKGGGAVENMHLHQFEAMGAIETKIPTEIQLTDRREYELAEQGFIGLVWRKESDNAAFFSANSVQKPKVFPNTPEGKAAETNFRLGMMLPYMFMITRVAHYIKVLQREQIGTFKSREDMEKGLNKWLSQYAVDMESPAPEVRARRPFRKAQIVVKDVDGQPGWYSCQILLQPHFKYAGADFTLSLVGRLDKK; via the coding sequence ATGTCCACGCAGCTGAGCCCGCAGACCCAGACCGCCGACGCCGAGACGCGCGAGGTCTCCGTCCTCGACGAGATCCTCGCCGAGACGAAGATCGCACCGACCGACGACGGCTACGACATCGCGAAGAAGGGCGTCGAGGCCTTCCTCGCTCACCTCCTCACGAAACAAGGCCTCACCCAGCCGAGCGCCGGCGACAAGGTCGACAAGCTCGCGGTCGACATGATGATCGCGGAGATCGATCGAAAGCTCTCGGCGCAGCTGAACGCCATCCTCCACCACGATCGATTCCAGTCGATCGAGCGCAGCTGGCGCAGCCTCAAGTACCTCGTCGACAACACCGATTTTCGCGCGAATTGCCGCGTCGACATCCTCTCGTGCACCAAGGACGAGCTCGCGACGGATTTCGAGGACGCGCCGGAGATCACGAAGTCGGGCCTCTATCGACATGCGTACTCCGCGGAGTACGGCACGTTCGGCGGCAAGCCCTACGGCACGATGGTCTCGAGCTTCGACTTCGGCCCGGGCCCGCAGGACGTGCAGCTCCTGCGCAACTGCGCCGCCGTCGGCGCGATGTCGCACGCGCCCTTCCTCGCGAACGCGAGCCCGAAGTTCTTCGGTGTCGAGACGTACACCGAGCTCCCGGCGCTCAAGGATCTGCAGAGCATCTTCGAGGGCCCGCAGTACGCGAAGTGGCGCGGGTTCCGTGAGACCGAGGACGCGCGCTACGTCGGCCTCTGCGTGCCTCGGATGCTGATGCGCCTGCCGTACGGCCCCGAGTCCAACCCGGTGAAGGCCTTCCACTTCGAGGAAGACGTCGTCGGAGAGCACGAGCGTTATCTCTGGGGCCCGACGAGCTTCGCGCTCGCAGCGCGTCTGTCGGACTCGTTCGCTCGCTACAAGTGGGCGGCGAACTGCATCGGTCCGAAGGGCGGCGGCGCGGTGGAGAACATGCATCTCCATCAGTTCGAGGCGATGGGCGCGATCGAGACGAAGATCCCCACCGAGATCCAGCTCACCGATCGTCGCGAGTACGAGCTCGCGGAGCAGGGGTTCATCGGCCTCGTCTGGCGCAAGGAGTCCGACAACGCCGCGTTCTTCAGCGCGAATTCGGTGCAGAAGCCGAAGGTCTTCCCGAACACGCCCGAGGGCAAAGCCGCGGAGACCAATTTCCGCCTCGGCATGATGCTCCCGTACATGTTCATGATCACGCGCGTCGCGCACTACATCAAAGTGCTCCAGCGCGAGCAGATCGGAACGTTCAAGTCGCGCGAGGACATGGAGAAGGGCCTCAACAAGTGGCTCTCTCAGTATGCCGTGGACATGGAGTCGCCGGCGCCCGAGGTCCGCGCGCGGCGCCCGTTCCGCAAGGCGCAGATCGTCGTGAAGGACGTGGACGGACAGCCGGGCTGGTACTCGTGCCAGATCCTGCTCCAGCCGCACTTCAAGTACGCCGGCGCCGACTTCACGCTCTCGCTGGTCGGTCGTCTCGACAAGAAGTGA
- the tssA gene encoding type VI secretion system protein TssA, which produces MSLESLTPTLEPWLRPIAGGAPAGPDPRALPSYQSLREEIAKLESPAAGPCRWDVVEREATSVLGASKDLAAAAYLAGALLQRRGVAGLALGTALLASLLERYDAFHPARPRARANALAWFLDRAEQQAAAVQVGASDRAHLVAVESALAALRRHAAERLGDDAPGTHRLAEAVQRWTMSLPPETPAPMIAPAPAAQPAITPPTPTPASAPVAPTVAPTAAAPSATDEPSRVPQFLVQVGSSLVSTAKSIRAASPNDLSALRLFFTGLHLPIAQAPAITKDRRTAMPAPPAAMRQEIERAPHDADPMRTIDLCVRALEKHRFWLDAHVPLQRALLARGARDVAELHAHEVRALVARLPGVLEIEFSDGTPFAAPATREWLDSLSGDAGPRAETKTAESPIDVTLRDAKETLRAGRTSDALGRAQHAVRLATTARERFVARLELAALALEAKAPAVALALSAELHRDAIARDLAEWDAPLAARACALYLRACAAGSEKNTLPFAPADVHARLCLLDPATAASLPRG; this is translated from the coding sequence ATGAGCCTCGAGTCATTGACCCCCACCCTCGAGCCGTGGCTTCGCCCGATCGCGGGCGGCGCGCCCGCTGGGCCCGATCCGCGCGCGCTTCCTTCCTACCAGAGCCTTCGCGAAGAGATCGCGAAGCTCGAGTCCCCCGCGGCCGGGCCGTGTCGCTGGGACGTGGTCGAGCGCGAAGCGACGAGCGTCCTCGGCGCGTCGAAAGATCTCGCGGCCGCCGCGTACCTCGCGGGCGCGCTGCTGCAGCGCCGTGGTGTCGCCGGTCTCGCGCTCGGCACGGCGCTGCTCGCGTCACTGCTCGAGCGCTACGACGCGTTCCACCCCGCACGTCCGCGCGCACGCGCGAACGCGCTCGCGTGGTTCCTCGATCGCGCAGAGCAGCAGGCCGCCGCCGTGCAGGTCGGCGCGAGCGATCGCGCTCACCTCGTCGCGGTCGAGAGCGCGCTGGCGGCGCTCCGTCGACACGCGGCCGAGCGTCTCGGCGACGACGCACCGGGCACGCACCGCCTCGCGGAGGCCGTGCAGCGGTGGACGATGTCGCTCCCGCCCGAAACGCCCGCGCCGATGATCGCACCTGCGCCCGCGGCGCAGCCCGCGATCACGCCGCCGACGCCGACGCCCGCGAGCGCGCCGGTAGCGCCGACGGTCGCGCCCACCGCCGCCGCGCCGAGCGCGACGGACGAGCCGAGCCGCGTGCCGCAGTTCCTCGTGCAAGTCGGGAGCTCGCTCGTCTCGACCGCGAAGAGCATCCGCGCCGCGAGCCCCAACGACCTCTCCGCGCTGCGTCTCTTCTTCACCGGGCTCCACCTGCCGATCGCGCAAGCGCCCGCGATCACGAAGGATCGCCGCACCGCGATGCCGGCGCCGCCGGCCGCGATGCGCCAGGAGATCGAGCGCGCACCGCACGACGCGGACCCGATGCGCACGATCGACCTCTGCGTGCGTGCGCTCGAGAAGCACCGCTTCTGGCTCGACGCGCACGTCCCGCTCCAGCGTGCGCTCCTCGCCCGAGGTGCGCGCGACGTCGCGGAGCTCCACGCGCACGAGGTGCGCGCGCTCGTGGCGCGATTGCCCGGCGTGCTCGAGATCGAGTTCTCCGACGGCACGCCGTTCGCCGCGCCGGCGACGCGCGAGTGGCTCGACTCCCTCTCGGGCGACGCCGGACCCCGCGCCGAGACCAAGACCGCGGAGAGCCCGATCGACGTGACGCTGCGCGACGCGAAGGAGACGCTCCGCGCCGGTCGCACCAGCGACGCGCTCGGTCGCGCGCAGCACGCCGTGCGGCTCGCGACCACCGCGCGCGAGCGGTTCGTCGCGCGTCTGGAGCTCGCCGCGCTCGCCCTCGAGGCGAAGGCGCCTGCCGTCGCGCTCGCGCTGTCCGCGGAGCTCCATCGCGACGCGATCGCGCGCGATCTCGCCGAGTGGGACGCCCCGCTCGCGGCGCGCGCGTGTGCGCTCTACCTCCGCGCGTGCGCCGCCGGCTCCGAGAAGAACACGCTCCCCTTCGCGCCCGCCGACGTGCACGCGCGCCTCTGCCTGCTCGACCCGGCGACCGCCGCATCGCTGCCGCGCGGATGA
- the tssM gene encoding type VI secretion system membrane subunit TssM, with translation MLALVIAGLLLVLAWIAAWLLELPLWIPLLLTVLTLIGIAFVLVVRRILAQRKAGQIERALMAQAASAQDSMRPDLAAEIESMTAEFHKAVAALKTSKLKGGGAGALYALPWYVIIGPPGAGKSTALRNSGLPFPYVPSQSRGSIKGIGGTRNCDWWLTNDAVLLDTAGRWTTQEDDQEWFAFLDLLKRHRPRQPLNGILVAVSVDDLVSTGDEGRVVLAARVRERIDEVMSRLGIALPVYVLVTKCDLVPGFVETFAELPRSERGQLWGYTLPFRELGLELAPTVDARFAELVQSARQRVMTRIGHERRLETRELMAGFPSQLATLGEPLTHFLVELFQPNVYRQSPVLRGTYFTSGTQEGTPIDRLLGRLAEAANLPSHLALPEPVLEPKSYFLTKVFFDVLFPDAKLVAPTELSARRRQIVQVASGLALCATAGLALVGSAVSWRLNREMVRDTAQLLRAVGESTKDGEALAAPLAPSTLEALRGRADELRSYDAAGPPWLMRLGLYSGGPLVQPTTQAYARAMREGVVAPLVRREASALDTWGRRFEQELDAQPSAEEHQRFYAALERHLRLTMPRAADEPATSDVDRDRLVDALAALWAESSSAARDADGAMLARHARFYLELASESPALYVTRDDDAVRRARLALSRLPASQVALAELVRETEGRGYDLTLQRLIGATGAALSARAHVRGAFTRRAWEEHIRQRIDDAGARRAGAAWVLGPIHGDADERSRAMRDELRAQYFEAYVHEWQQFVRGLRTKTAHDETEALALLEDLTRGSPAPLGRLVAAIDHNLQLVEPEPPPATNGAAQGLLASLEQTVRGRVGNQAVDAARDTLTDASPTPPAARLTGDSVRSAFEGLVQFGVAPPVESGTPPPVGLDVYQEQLVFLRDALATHRDDPSTGAQLVSRLQTARTRVQALIAEQPVGWRPFFEQLLWPPIDGAATTSSESMAGSTARAWCSSVAVPFFSTLAGRYPFAPAGHDTAIADFAAFYRPASGTVWTFYEQSLTSQVERDGARYVFATRLGRDAGSVYRSTLPLFLERSQTITSAFFPPGATDPRVEMDVRVHPVPGAASVRFASGGTLIDYRNGPESWTRVVWPGERPDAGASIEVLGANGLQERVRQEGEWGLFRLMERAARIGGGGPGARTFTVTWHLPGHDLDVTIDVRLVRAENPFFAPDDRQGRVLGPMRAVGVQAPRVITARDGECTVGG, from the coding sequence ATGCTCGCACTCGTCATCGCGGGGCTTCTCCTCGTGCTCGCCTGGATCGCGGCGTGGCTGCTCGAGCTCCCGCTGTGGATCCCGCTCCTGCTCACGGTCCTGACGCTGATCGGGATCGCGTTCGTGCTCGTGGTCCGGCGCATCCTCGCGCAGCGGAAGGCCGGACAGATCGAGCGTGCGCTCATGGCCCAGGCCGCGAGCGCCCAAGACAGCATGCGGCCCGATCTCGCGGCCGAGATCGAGAGCATGACCGCCGAGTTCCACAAGGCGGTCGCAGCGCTCAAGACGTCGAAGCTGAAGGGCGGCGGCGCCGGCGCGCTCTACGCGCTCCCCTGGTACGTGATCATCGGCCCGCCGGGCGCGGGCAAGAGCACCGCGCTGCGCAACTCGGGCCTGCCCTTCCCGTACGTGCCGAGCCAGTCGCGCGGCAGCATCAAGGGCATCGGCGGCACGCGCAACTGCGACTGGTGGCTCACCAACGACGCGGTGCTCCTCGACACGGCGGGCCGCTGGACGACGCAGGAGGACGATCAGGAGTGGTTCGCGTTCCTCGATCTCCTGAAGAGGCACCGCCCGCGTCAGCCGCTCAATGGGATCCTCGTCGCGGTCAGCGTCGACGACCTCGTCTCGACCGGCGACGAAGGCCGCGTGGTGCTCGCGGCGCGAGTGCGCGAGCGCATCGACGAGGTGATGTCGCGCCTCGGGATCGCGCTGCCGGTGTACGTGCTCGTCACGAAGTGCGATCTCGTGCCCGGGTTCGTCGAGACGTTCGCCGAGCTGCCGCGCTCGGAGCGCGGTCAGCTCTGGGGCTACACCCTGCCGTTCCGCGAGCTCGGGCTCGAGCTCGCGCCCACCGTCGACGCACGGTTCGCGGAGCTCGTGCAGAGCGCGCGGCAGCGGGTGATGACGCGCATCGGCCACGAGCGACGCCTCGAGACGCGCGAGCTCATGGCGGGCTTCCCGAGCCAGCTCGCGACGCTCGGAGAGCCGCTCACGCACTTCCTCGTCGAGCTCTTTCAGCCGAACGTGTACCGCCAGTCGCCGGTGCTGCGCGGCACGTACTTCACGAGCGGCACGCAGGAGGGCACGCCGATCGATCGCCTGCTGGGCCGTCTCGCGGAGGCCGCGAACCTGCCGTCGCACCTCGCGCTCCCGGAGCCGGTGCTCGAGCCGAAGAGCTACTTCCTCACCAAGGTCTTCTTCGACGTCCTCTTCCCCGACGCGAAGCTGGTCGCGCCGACCGAGCTCAGCGCGCGACGTCGCCAGATCGTGCAGGTCGCGTCGGGCCTCGCGCTCTGCGCGACGGCCGGGCTCGCGCTCGTGGGCAGCGCGGTCTCGTGGCGCCTCAACCGCGAGATGGTGCGCGACACCGCGCAGCTGCTGCGCGCCGTCGGCGAGAGCACGAAGGACGGCGAGGCGCTCGCAGCGCCGCTCGCGCCGAGCACGCTCGAGGCACTGCGCGGGCGCGCCGACGAGCTGCGGTCCTACGACGCCGCGGGTCCGCCGTGGTTGATGCGCCTCGGGCTCTACAGCGGCGGGCCGCTCGTGCAGCCGACGACGCAGGCGTACGCGCGCGCGATGCGCGAGGGTGTCGTCGCGCCGCTCGTGCGTCGCGAAGCCAGCGCGCTCGACACGTGGGGACGTCGCTTCGAGCAGGAGCTCGATGCGCAACCGAGCGCGGAGGAGCACCAGCGCTTCTACGCCGCGCTCGAGCGGCACCTGCGCCTCACGATGCCGCGCGCTGCGGACGAGCCCGCGACGAGCGACGTCGATCGTGATCGGCTCGTCGATGCGCTCGCCGCGCTCTGGGCCGAGTCGAGCAGCGCGGCGCGCGACGCGGACGGCGCGATGCTCGCGCGTCACGCGCGCTTCTATCTCGAGCTCGCGTCAGAGAGCCCCGCCCTCTACGTGACGCGCGACGACGACGCGGTGCGCCGCGCGCGCCTCGCGCTCTCGCGCTTGCCTGCGAGCCAGGTCGCGCTCGCCGAGCTGGTGCGCGAGACCGAGGGTCGCGGATACGACCTCACGCTGCAGCGCCTCATCGGCGCGACCGGCGCGGCGCTCAGCGCGCGCGCCCACGTGCGCGGTGCGTTCACCCGGCGGGCGTGGGAGGAGCACATCCGCCAGCGCATCGACGATGCCGGCGCACGCCGCGCGGGTGCGGCGTGGGTGCTCGGTCCGATCCACGGCGACGCCGACGAGCGGAGCCGCGCGATGCGCGACGAGCTCCGCGCCCAGTACTTCGAGGCGTACGTGCACGAGTGGCAGCAGTTCGTGCGAGGCCTGCGCACCAAGACCGCGCACGACGAGACCGAGGCGCTCGCGCTGCTCGAGGACCTCACGCGTGGCAGTCCCGCGCCGCTCGGCCGCTTGGTCGCCGCGATCGATCACAACCTCCAGCTCGTCGAGCCGGAGCCGCCTCCCGCGACGAACGGTGCCGCGCAGGGCCTGCTCGCCTCGCTCGAACAGACCGTACGTGGCCGCGTCGGCAACCAGGCGGTCGACGCCGCGCGCGACACGCTCACCGACGCCTCGCCCACGCCGCCGGCCGCGCGCCTCACCGGCGACTCCGTCCGCAGCGCGTTCGAGGGGCTCGTGCAGTTCGGCGTCGCGCCGCCGGTCGAAAGCGGCACGCCGCCGCCGGTCGGGCTGGACGTCTATCAGGAGCAGCTCGTGTTCCTCCGCGACGCGCTCGCGACGCATCGCGACGACCCGTCGACCGGCGCCCAGCTCGTCTCGCGCTTGCAGACCGCGCGCACCCGCGTGCAGGCGCTGATTGCCGAGCAGCCGGTCGGGTGGCGTCCCTTCTTCGAGCAGCTGCTCTGGCCGCCGATCGATGGCGCAGCGACGACGTCCAGCGAGTCGATGGCGGGCTCGACCGCGCGCGCCTGGTGCTCGTCGGTCGCGGTGCCGTTCTTCTCCACGCTCGCCGGGCGGTATCCGTTCGCGCCGGCGGGCCACGACACCGCGATCGCCGACTTCGCGGCGTTCTATCGCCCGGCGAGCGGAACCGTCTGGACCTTCTACGAGCAGTCGCTCACGTCGCAGGTCGAGCGCGACGGCGCGCGCTACGTGTTCGCGACTCGCCTCGGGCGCGACGCGGGCAGCGTGTATCGCAGCACGCTGCCGCTCTTCCTCGAGCGCAGCCAGACGATCACGAGCGCGTTCTTCCCGCCGGGCGCGACCGATCCGCGCGTCGAGATGGACGTGCGCGTGCACCCCGTGCCGGGCGCGGCGTCGGTTCGCTTCGCGTCGGGCGGAACGCTCATCGACTATCGCAACGGCCCGGAGAGCTGGACGCGCGTGGTGTGGCCCGGCGAGCGGCCCGACGCGGGCGCGTCGATCGAGGTACTCGGCGCGAACGGCCTGCAGGAGCGCGTGCGCCAGGAGGGCGAGTGGGGACTCTTCCGCCTGATGGAGCGCGCCGCGCGCATCGGCGGCGGTGGGCCCGGTGCGCGCACGTTCACCGTGACGTGGCACCTGCCCGGCCACGATCTCGACGTGACGATCGACGTCCGTCTGGTGCGCGCGGAGAACCCGTTCTTCGCGCCGGACGATCGTCAGGGACGCGTGCTCGGTCCGATGCGCGCGGTGGGCGTCCAGGCGCCGCGCGTGATCACCGCGCGTGACGGCGAGTGCACGGTCGGCGGCTGA
- the tssK gene encoding type VI secretion system baseplate subunit TssK: MNRSTQLKVLWTEGLLMGPQHLQQSDRYHESLVVQRLDALEPNNWGVVRCALDRHALGEGTVRLDAFVGVMPDGGVLAMDADHPEAPPSRPVEGLSAERATLDVYVALPREREGQAQVGARARYTAHARRIADVITSGGEPAEVDLALRNVRFVFGHEPREDLEAIKIAEVRRESQGRYVLDESYVPPSLQIGASPVLTAWLERLVERMHTRRRALLDARRERDAHTVEADATDVTRFVLLHALGAALPALTHFAKSGDRAPRELYVRLLDLVGALSAFTIDASLDVPEFDPLDLRATFRPLFDRLERILGDTHRETCLVIDLEGREDGMHFGQIDERVARCDRFLLAVRTSVPAKDVATLLPSIGKVASWQQVTQVVNAAMPGAKLEIAHRPPPEVPVKAGEVYFTIEARGSYWSEIAKERAIAVFLPRPFEARHTRVSLLALPPRGAQPAGPSPHARA; the protein is encoded by the coding sequence ATGAACCGCTCGACGCAGCTCAAGGTGCTCTGGACCGAGGGCCTTCTCATGGGGCCCCAGCACCTCCAACAGTCCGACCGCTATCACGAGTCGCTCGTCGTGCAGCGCCTCGATGCGCTCGAGCCGAACAACTGGGGCGTGGTGCGCTGCGCGCTCGATCGCCACGCGCTCGGCGAGGGGACCGTGCGGCTCGACGCGTTCGTCGGCGTGATGCCCGACGGCGGCGTGCTCGCGATGGACGCCGATCACCCCGAGGCCCCGCCGTCGCGCCCGGTGGAAGGGCTGAGCGCAGAGCGCGCGACGCTCGACGTGTACGTCGCGCTGCCGCGCGAGCGCGAAGGTCAGGCCCAGGTCGGCGCGCGTGCCCGCTACACCGCGCACGCGCGGCGCATCGCGGACGTGATCACCTCGGGCGGCGAGCCCGCCGAGGTCGACCTCGCGCTGCGCAACGTGCGCTTCGTCTTCGGGCACGAGCCGCGCGAGGATCTCGAGGCGATCAAGATCGCCGAGGTCCGCCGCGAGTCGCAGGGACGCTACGTGCTCGACGAGAGCTACGTGCCGCCCTCGCTGCAGATCGGCGCGTCGCCCGTCCTCACCGCCTGGCTCGAGCGGCTCGTCGAGCGGATGCACACGCGACGTCGCGCGCTCCTCGACGCACGGCGCGAGCGCGACGCGCACACCGTCGAGGCCGACGCCACCGACGTGACGCGCTTCGTGCTGCTCCACGCGCTCGGTGCCGCCCTCCCCGCGCTGACGCACTTCGCGAAGAGCGGCGATCGCGCGCCGCGCGAGCTCTACGTGCGTCTGCTCGATCTCGTGGGCGCGCTCTCCGCGTTCACCATCGACGCGTCGCTCGACGTCCCCGAGTTCGATCCGCTCGATCTCCGCGCGACGTTCCGGCCGCTCTTCGACCGTCTGGAGCGCATCCTCGGCGACACGCATCGCGAGACCTGTCTCGTGATCGATCTCGAGGGCCGCGAGGACGGCATGCACTTCGGGCAGATCGACGAGCGCGTCGCGCGCTGCGATCGCTTCCTCCTCGCAGTGCGCACCAGCGTGCCCGCGAAGGACGTCGCGACGCTGCTGCCGTCGATCGGCAAGGTCGCGTCGTGGCAGCAGGTCACGCAGGTCGTGAACGCCGCGATGCCGGGCGCGAAGCTGGAGATCGCGCACCGCCCTCCCCCCGAGGTGCCGGTCAAGGCGGGCGAGGTCTACTTCACCATCGAGGCGCGCGGCTCGTACTGGTCGGAGATCGCGAAGGAGCGCGCGATCGCCGTGTTCCTCCCGCGCCCGTTCGAGGCGCGGCACACGCGCGTCTCGCTCCTCGCGCTTCCCCCGCGCGGCGCGCAGCCCGCGGGGCCTTCCCCCCACGCGCGTGCATGA
- the tagF gene encoding type VI secretion system-associated protein TagF: MSWTVFGKTPREGDFVRHELRDPVAMECFRWVGDSVARLPNWVRAIPQQGLRFVFSGSANDRALVGTMIRSQDRVGREFPLVALRVVPASDLSRVFPAVPLAWSNVLGSARRALELGATQPLVEVVRSLADIAIPSGADTRDAYARAAQALQLAATNDFHDRVFGEGDAPHYAYHTVRVAAAQVGRAQGPALVCPVTVATDAMAWLELARRLLPTLDRPLSCLWTTGADARLVVCLGDPPSSALHAVTGCAVDSARIWPLSTTSQAARAKARTVIEPLLPPPSAPLVAVIDALTQSQRSPG; this comes from the coding sequence ATGAGCTGGACGGTCTTCGGAAAGACACCGCGCGAGGGCGACTTCGTGCGCCACGAGCTGCGCGATCCCGTCGCGATGGAGTGTTTTCGCTGGGTCGGCGACTCCGTCGCTCGACTGCCCAACTGGGTGCGCGCCATTCCACAGCAGGGACTGCGATTCGTGTTCTCCGGGAGCGCGAACGACCGCGCTCTCGTCGGCACGATGATCCGCAGTCAGGATCGTGTCGGTCGCGAGTTCCCCCTGGTCGCGCTGCGCGTCGTGCCGGCGTCGGACCTCTCGCGCGTGTTCCCCGCCGTCCCGCTCGCGTGGTCGAACGTGCTCGGGAGCGCACGACGCGCGCTCGAGCTCGGCGCGACGCAGCCGCTGGTCGAGGTGGTGCGCTCGCTCGCGGACATCGCGATCCCGTCGGGCGCCGACACCCGCGACGCGTATGCGCGCGCAGCGCAAGCGCTGCAGCTCGCCGCGACCAACGACTTCCACGATCGCGTGTTCGGCGAAGGCGATGCGCCTCACTACGCGTACCACACGGTGCGCGTCGCAGCGGCGCAGGTCGGCCGCGCGCAGGGGCCCGCGTTGGTGTGCCCGGTGACGGTCGCGACCGACGCGATGGCGTGGCTCGAGCTCGCGCGCCGCCTGCTGCCGACGCTCGATCGTCCGCTCTCGTGCTTGTGGACGACCGGCGCCGACGCACGCCTCGTCGTGTGTCTCGGCGATCCGCCTTCGTCGGCGCTGCACGCGGTCACCGGATGCGCGGTCGACTCGGCGCGCATCTGGCCGCTGTCGACGACGAGCCAAGCCGCGCGCGCGAAGGCGCGCACCGTGATCGAGCCGCTGCTGCCGCCGCCGAGCGCGCCGCTCGTCGCGGTGATCGACGCGCTGACCCAGAGCCAGAGGAGCCCCGGATGA